A window from Chromatiaceae bacterium encodes these proteins:
- the fis gene encoding DNA-binding transcriptional regulator Fis yields the protein MSLASTQTAAHTPKKFSSVSKTKKTEPLREAVRDALSRYFDQLNGADPAELYQLVIEQVERPLFRTVMDHTGGNQSRAAQILGISRSTLRKKLAQYEIE from the coding sequence GTGAGTCTCGCAAGCACACAAACCGCCGCGCATACGCCCAAGAAGTTCTCGAGCGTGTCCAAGACAAAGAAGACTGAACCCCTGCGTGAAGCCGTGCGTGACGCGCTGTCGCGTTACTTCGACCAGCTCAACGGCGCAGATCCCGCCGAACTCTATCAGCTCGTGATCGAGCAGGTGGAGCGGCCCCTGTTCCGCACCGTGATGGATCACACCGGCGGCAATCAAAGTCGGGCCGCACAGATTCTCGGCATCAGTCGAAGCACATTGCGCAAAAAACTTGCCCAGTACGAAATAGAGTAA
- a CDS encoding MGMT family protein: protein MLAKIGTSVDLARHQVVECEFSAAAAETAAAVVARPAHARILGRAGDRIKHVSDVHLQLYAWLARVPPATVVTYGQLAKLIGRPNGARWVGRQLGSLPAGSVLPWHRVVNARGCSSLPLDARGWNRQLRLLQREGVQVVNGRIPLNRYRWDPFAG, encoded by the coding sequence ATGCTTGCGAAAATAGGTACGTCGGTGGACCTTGCGCGGCACCAGGTGGTGGAATGTGAGTTCAGTGCGGCGGCCGCAGAGACTGCAGCAGCCGTTGTCGCCAGACCTGCTCATGCCCGGATACTGGGCCGGGCGGGGGACAGGATCAAGCACGTGAGCGATGTGCACCTTCAACTGTACGCCTGGCTCGCCCGGGTTCCGCCGGCGACGGTGGTCACCTACGGCCAGTTGGCGAAGCTCATCGGTCGCCCGAACGGCGCACGCTGGGTGGGGCGGCAGCTGGGCAGCCTGCCGGCGGGTTCGGTGCTGCCTTGGCACCGCGTGGTCAATGCGCGGGGCTGTTCGAGTCTGCCGCTCGATGCACGCGGTTGGAACCGCCAGCTACGCCTGCTGCAACGCGAGGGTGTGCAGGTGGTCAATGGTCGGATCCCGCTCAACCGCTATCGGTGGGATCCGTTTGCCGGTTGA
- the vanZ gene encoding VanZ family protein yields the protein MAISRCDSAGFRILLGLALLTATWLALNPRPVALPPIPQADKWAHLASYLLLAFLADASWPARGFDATKWGALLGYGLSIELLQTQIATRMFSTADLVANALGLLLYGLFLLPLLRRRGIR from the coding sequence ATGGCGATATCGCGTTGCGACTCGGCGGGTTTTCGCATCCTGCTCGGACTCGCACTGCTGACCGCGACCTGGCTGGCCCTGAATCCCCGGCCGGTGGCCCTGCCCCCGATCCCGCAGGCCGACAAATGGGCCCATCTGGCCAGTTACCTGCTACTCGCGTTTCTCGCCGACGCGAGCTGGCCCGCACGTGGCTTCGATGCAACCAAATGGGGCGCGCTGTTGGGGTATGGCCTGTCCATCGAGCTGCTGCAGACCCAGATCGCCACGCGGATGTTCAGCACCGCGGACCTGGTCGCCAACGCCCTGGGCCTGTTGCTCTACGGCCTGTTTCTGCTGCCGTTGCTGAGGCGCCGGGGTATCCGCTAA
- a CDS encoding acetyl-CoA carboxylase biotin carboxyl carrier protein, with the protein MDIRKVKKLIELLEESDVAEIEIHEGEESVRISRTSSVMPAMIAAAAAPVAAPTAPTAGATAAGSPAPAAPKEPEGHIIRSPMVGTFYRAPSPGGKPFVVEGQAVSSGDTLCIIEAMKILNQIESDKSGKVVEILVENGQPVEYNEPLFVIG; encoded by the coding sequence ATGGATATCCGCAAGGTAAAAAAACTGATCGAGCTGCTCGAGGAATCGGATGTCGCAGAGATCGAGATCCACGAGGGCGAGGAATCGGTGCGCATCAGCCGTACCAGCAGCGTGATGCCGGCGATGATCGCTGCAGCCGCCGCCCCTGTAGCCGCGCCCACCGCGCCGACGGCAGGTGCCACAGCGGCCGGCTCACCTGCGCCCGCGGCGCCGAAGGAGCCCGAGGGTCATATCATCCGGTCGCCGATGGTCGGCACCTTCTACCGGGCACCCTCGCCGGGTGGCAAACCGTTCGTCGTCGAAGGCCAGGCGGTGTCGAGCGGCGACACCCTGTGCATCATCGAGGCGATGAAGATCCTGAACCAGATCGAATCCGACAAATCCGGGAAGGTCGTCGAGATACTGGTCGAAAACGGCCAACCGGTCGAATACAACGAACCGCTGTTTGTGATTGGTTGA
- a CDS encoding TlpA family protein disulfide reductase, translated as MKIRNYFLIAVGGAVIGAASGFAWRAFDNTAQNEATNPVKTVQEVDTLPHFTYPDLDGRVRNSGEFADKVVVLNFWATWCPPCRKETPEFVALQETFADNVQFVGIAIDDAEPVREFADSFGVNYPVLLGDIDAVTLSRRLGNRYEGLPFTVVTAPGGKVVMRHAGGLERDQLEPLLRRLAAPG; from the coding sequence GTGAAGATACGCAACTATTTCCTGATCGCGGTCGGCGGAGCCGTCATTGGCGCTGCCAGCGGTTTCGCCTGGCGCGCGTTCGACAATACCGCGCAAAACGAGGCCACCAACCCGGTGAAGACCGTGCAGGAGGTCGACACCCTGCCGCATTTCACCTACCCCGACCTCGACGGGCGGGTCCGCAACAGCGGCGAGTTCGCCGACAAGGTCGTGGTGCTCAATTTCTGGGCGACCTGGTGCCCACCCTGCCGCAAGGAGACACCGGAGTTCGTCGCCCTCCAGGAGACGTTCGCCGACAACGTACAGTTCGTCGGTATCGCGATCGATGATGCGGAACCGGTACGCGAGTTCGCCGACTCCTTCGGGGTCAACTATCCGGTATTGCTCGGCGACATCGACGCAGTGACCCTGTCGAGACGCCTTGGCAACCGCTACGAGGGGCTACCCTTCACAGTCGTCACCGCCCCGGGCGGCAAGGTCGTCATGCGCCATGCAGGCGGTCTGGAACGCGACCAGCTGGAACCCCTGCTCCGCCGGCTCGCCGCTCCGGGCTGA
- the dusB gene encoding tRNA dihydrouridine synthase DusB produces MRIGHHQLDNNLIAAPMAGVTDRPFRALCRRLGAGMAVSEMVTTDASLYGTRKTVRRLDHDGEPGPVVVQIVGTDPLRMAEAARVNVTYGAQIIDINMGCPAKKVCKVAAGSALMRDESLVTEILDRVVSAVDVPVTLKMRTGWDLEHRNAPRIAQIAERAGIAAVAVHGRSRACAYRGSAEYETIAKVKQAVSIPVIANGDIDSPRKALEVLEQTGADGLMIGRAAHGRPWVFREIAHYLDTGERLPDPEPAWIRDLLTEHLDSLYAFYGPDHGVKIARKHVAWYSNALPGSAAFRQRFNAAQNTQQQGSLIREFFDRLNDKKAPGFGPVPRKEEKAA; encoded by the coding sequence GTGCGCATCGGTCATCATCAACTCGACAACAATCTGATCGCCGCACCAATGGCCGGAGTCACGGACCGCCCCTTCCGGGCGCTGTGCCGGCGTCTCGGTGCCGGCATGGCGGTCTCGGAGATGGTGACCACGGACGCCAGCCTTTACGGCACGCGCAAGACCGTTCGGCGGCTCGATCACGATGGCGAGCCCGGACCAGTCGTGGTGCAGATTGTCGGCACTGATCCGCTGCGGATGGCAGAGGCCGCCAGGGTCAACGTCACATACGGCGCGCAGATCATAGACATCAACATGGGCTGTCCGGCGAAGAAGGTGTGCAAAGTGGCCGCCGGTTCGGCGCTGATGCGCGATGAGTCGCTGGTGACCGAGATCCTCGATCGGGTCGTATCCGCTGTCGATGTGCCGGTGACGTTGAAGATGCGGACCGGGTGGGACCTGGAGCATCGCAACGCGCCCCGCATTGCGCAGATCGCGGAGCGGGCCGGGATTGCCGCAGTGGCAGTACACGGCCGCAGTCGCGCATGCGCCTACCGCGGTTCGGCCGAGTACGAGACCATCGCCAAGGTGAAACAGGCGGTATCGATTCCCGTCATCGCGAACGGCGACATCGATTCACCGCGCAAGGCTTTGGAGGTGCTTGAACAAACAGGTGCCGACGGCCTGATGATCGGCCGGGCCGCGCACGGCCGCCCCTGGGTGTTTCGCGAAATCGCCCACTACCTGGACACCGGGGAACGACTTCCCGATCCGGAACCCGCGTGGATCCGCGATCTTTTGACCGAACATCTGGATTCTTTGTACGCGTTTTATGGGCCGGATCATGGAGTGAAGATCGCCCGCAAGCACGTTGCCTGGTACAGCAATGCATTGCCCGGCAGCGCTGCGTTCCGCCAACGTTTCAACGCTGCGCAGAACACTCAACAGCAAGGCAGTTTGATCAGGGAGTTTTTCGACCGCCTTAACGACAAGAAGGCACCCGGCTTCGGTCCAGTGCCCAGGAAGGAGGAGAAAGCAGCGTGA
- a CDS encoding zinc-ribbon domain-containing protein → MNIHCPRCATPYAIGPDALLDVDGIVRCMRCGLVFDAVSGEPGDPAQRNRALRLDAHMEQRPQPAAPTDLPFDVPEDLPPLQASDDAGLDINDSLYTQRSRSKPWYTLIAIVLIALLGMQLAWQQRVVLLQHFPALEPLCRYLECRPSLVHKPDAFKVMQRDIRPATTDHDALTFSAVVRNMAQGPQRLPDIQLSLLDNNGSVLIRRRLMPSEYTYPPPPRDHLVAPGEVFTIELDFQDPGSIATGFAIDFL, encoded by the coding sequence ATGAACATCCATTGCCCGCGCTGCGCAACGCCCTATGCGATCGGTCCGGACGCATTGCTCGACGTCGACGGCATCGTTCGCTGCATGCGTTGCGGGTTGGTGTTCGACGCCGTCTCCGGCGAACCTGGCGACCCGGCGCAGCGCAATCGCGCGCTGCGCCTGGATGCGCACATGGAACAGCGTCCGCAGCCAGCCGCACCCACCGACCTACCGTTTGACGTACCCGAAGATCTGCCACCCCTCCAGGCATCCGATGACGCAGGACTGGACATCAACGACAGCCTGTACACGCAACGATCACGCAGCAAGCCGTGGTACACGTTGATCGCAATCGTGTTGATCGCGCTACTCGGCATGCAGCTGGCATGGCAGCAGCGTGTCGTCCTGTTGCAGCACTTCCCTGCGCTGGAACCATTGTGCCGATACCTCGAATGTCGACCGTCGCTGGTGCACAAGCCGGATGCATTCAAGGTGATGCAGCGCGACATCCGGCCTGCGACCACCGATCACGACGCACTGACCTTCAGTGCAGTGGTGCGCAACATGGCGCAAGGACCGCAGCGTTTGCCGGACATCCAATTGTCGCTGCTCGACAACAACGGAAGCGTATTGATCCGCCGCCGCTTGATGCCGTCGGAATACACCTATCCACCCCCACCCAGAGATCACTTGGTGGCCCCAGGCGAAGTGTTCACTATCGAGTTGGATTTCCAGGATCCGGGTAGCATTGCGACGGGCTTCGCCATCGACTTTCTGTGA
- the purD gene encoding phosphoribosylamine--glycine ligase codes for MNILIIGGGGREHALAWKAAQSPLADQVFVAPGNAGTAREAKLRNVAIDAEDIDQLVAFAREQAVGLTIVGPEAPLVLGVVDAFTAAGLKCFGPGQGAAQLEGSKSFTKDFLARHGIPTAAYRTFTDLDAALAYLREQGAPIVVKADGLAAGKGVIVAMDMATAESAVRDMLAGNAFGEAGHRVVIEEYLEGEEASFIVMADGRHVLPMATSQDHKRVGDGDTGPNTGGMGAYSPAPVVTDTVYERIMDQVIMPTVRGMADEGLPYTGFLYAGLMITPDGVPKVIEYNCRFGDPETQPIMLRLRSDLVAHCLAAIDGTLDTEKADWDPRSAVGVVLAAGGYPGSYAKGDRIIGLPTAEMPDRKVFHAGTAERDGEVVTAGGRVLCATALGDHVADAQAAAYTLARQIDWHGMFYRHDIGFRAIARERTG; via the coding sequence ATGAATATCCTGATTATCGGCGGCGGCGGCCGCGAACACGCGCTCGCCTGGAAGGCCGCGCAGTCACCCTTGGCAGACCAGGTCTTTGTCGCCCCCGGAAACGCCGGGACAGCACGTGAAGCCAAGTTGCGCAACGTCGCAATCGACGCCGAAGACATCGATCAACTGGTCGCGTTCGCACGCGAGCAAGCCGTCGGGCTCACGATCGTTGGCCCGGAGGCACCCCTGGTGCTTGGTGTAGTGGACGCCTTCACCGCGGCCGGCCTCAAGTGCTTCGGCCCCGGCCAGGGCGCCGCACAGCTCGAGGGCTCGAAGTCGTTCACCAAAGACTTCCTCGCCCGGCACGGTATCCCGACGGCTGCGTATCGCACCTTCACCGACCTGGATGCCGCACTCGCCTATCTGCGGGAACAGGGTGCACCGATCGTCGTCAAGGCTGACGGACTCGCCGCCGGCAAGGGGGTGATCGTCGCAATGGACATGGCGACAGCGGAGTCCGCGGTACGAGACATGCTCGCCGGCAACGCGTTCGGCGAGGCCGGGCACCGCGTGGTGATCGAGGAGTACCTCGAGGGCGAAGAGGCGAGTTTCATCGTGATGGCCGACGGCCGACATGTATTGCCTATGGCCACCAGCCAGGATCACAAGCGGGTGGGCGATGGGGACACCGGGCCCAATACCGGCGGCATGGGCGCCTACTCGCCGGCACCGGTGGTGACCGACACGGTCTACGAACGCATCATGGACCAGGTGATCATGCCGACCGTGCGCGGCATGGCGGACGAGGGACTGCCTTATACCGGCTTTCTGTATGCCGGCCTGATGATCACCCCGGACGGCGTACCAAAGGTAATCGAGTACAACTGCCGGTTCGGCGATCCCGAAACCCAGCCGATCATGTTGCGCCTGCGTTCCGACCTGGTGGCGCACTGCCTCGCCGCGATCGACGGAACCCTGGATACCGAGAAGGCCGACTGGGACCCGCGGAGTGCCGTTGGCGTGGTGTTGGCGGCCGGCGGCTATCCCGGCAGCTACGCAAAAGGCGACCGCATCATCGGCCTGCCCACGGCCGAGATGCCGGACCGCAAGGTGTTCCACGCGGGGACGGCCGAGCGTGACGGCGAGGTGGTAACTGCCGGAGGACGCGTGTTGTGTGCCACCGCACTCGGTGATCATGTCGCCGACGCCCAGGCCGCGGCCTATACCCTGGCGCGCCAGATCGATTGGCACGGCATGTTCTATCGGCACGACATCGGTTTCCGGGCGATCGCCCGTGAACGCACCGGCTGA
- the prmA gene encoding 50S ribosomal protein L11 methyltransferase: MSWLQAHITIDPARVPLIELLFEQLGAVAVSLHDAADEPMLEPAPGETPLWQANRVTGLFTGDTDADALRIAITQTLSDEIGDGLRLERLGDRDWERAWLDRFRPMRFGRRLWIRPSGHAVEQPDAVVVDLDPGLAFGTGTHPTTALCLRWLDAHDLDGRDVIDFGCGSGILAIAALKLGARHAIGIDHDPQALLATRDNALRNSVANALDVEHSEQSGGAAADIVIANILANVLIRLAPKIAGLLRPGAQLVMSGILQHQADEVMRAYAEQIEFEPTETDEDWVLLSGRRRT, translated from the coding sequence ATGTCCTGGCTCCAAGCCCACATAACCATCGACCCGGCGCGTGTGCCGCTGATCGAATTGCTGTTCGAACAACTCGGCGCCGTGGCCGTCTCGCTGCACGACGCGGCAGACGAACCGATGCTCGAACCGGCACCCGGCGAGACGCCGCTCTGGCAGGCCAACCGGGTCACCGGGCTGTTCACAGGCGACACCGATGCGGATGCCCTGCGCATCGCAATCACCCAGACGCTGAGCGACGAGATCGGTGACGGGCTGCGGCTCGAACGACTCGGCGACCGCGATTGGGAGCGCGCCTGGCTCGACAGGTTCCGTCCGATGCGCTTCGGCAGACGCCTGTGGATCCGTCCCAGCGGACATGCAGTGGAGCAACCGGATGCCGTGGTGGTCGATCTCGATCCCGGCCTGGCGTTCGGCACCGGAACTCACCCGACGACGGCGTTGTGCCTGCGCTGGCTCGACGCGCACGACCTCGACGGCCGCGACGTGATCGATTTCGGTTGCGGATCCGGCATCCTGGCGATCGCCGCATTGAAACTGGGCGCGCGCCATGCCATCGGCATCGATCACGACCCACAGGCGCTTTTGGCCACGCGCGACAATGCGTTGCGCAACAGTGTGGCGAATGCGCTTGACGTCGAACACAGCGAACAGTCCGGCGGCGCCGCTGCCGACATCGTGATCGCGAACATCCTTGCGAATGTCCTGATCAGGCTCGCGCCGAAGATCGCCGGCCTGTTGCGTCCGGGCGCACAGCTGGTGATGTCGGGCATCTTGCAGCACCAGGCGGACGAGGTCATGCGGGCCTATGCCGAGCAGATCGAGTTCGAACCGACGGAGACCGACGAAGACTGGGTGCTGCTGTCTGGCAGACGACGCACATGA
- the purH gene encoding bifunctional phosphoribosylaminoimidazolecarboxamide formyltransferase/IMP cyclohydrolase produces MPSITRALISVSDKTGVVAFARDLVESGVEILSTGGTAKLLRDNGVAVMEVSDYTGFPEMMDGRLKTLHPKIHGGILGRRDLDDEVMERHGIGRIDLVAVNLYPFEKTVADPECTLADAIENIDIGGPTMIRAAAKNHRDVAVVVDPHDYGRIIQEMRRNAGQVSDETCFQLAVKTYEHTARYDGAIANYLGTITAEGQSDFPHTINLQFRQTQTMRYGENPHQKAAFYVEHNLQESCVATAHQLQGKELSYNNIADTDAALECVKQFDEGPACVIVKHANPCGVAIADNLLAAYDRAYATDPESAFGGIIAFNGELDGETAKTIVDRQFVEVIIAPTVSAEAIEAVKAKKNVRLLACGDWAAEVIHRLDFKRVNGGLLVQDADLQLLTETRVVSERAPTENEMRDLLFGWRVAKFVKSNAIVYTRGGMTIGVGAGQMSRVNSARIAAIKAEQAGLEVRGSVMASDAFFPFRDGIDNAAAAGIAAVIQPGGSMRDEEVIAAANEHGMAMVFTGMRHFRH; encoded by the coding sequence ATGCCATCCATAACCCGAGCCCTGATCAGCGTCTCCGACAAGACCGGCGTGGTCGCATTTGCCCGCGACCTGGTCGAATCCGGCGTCGAGATCCTCTCCACCGGCGGTACCGCAAAACTGTTGCGCGACAACGGCGTCGCGGTCATGGAGGTCAGTGACTACACCGGGTTCCCCGAGATGATGGACGGGCGCCTCAAGACACTGCATCCGAAGATTCACGGTGGGATTCTCGGCCGCCGGGACCTGGACGACGAGGTGATGGAGCGTCACGGCATCGGCCGCATCGATCTGGTGGCCGTCAACCTGTATCCGTTCGAAAAGACCGTGGCCGACCCCGAATGCACCCTTGCCGATGCAATCGAGAACATCGACATCGGTGGGCCGACGATGATCCGTGCTGCCGCCAAGAACCATCGCGATGTCGCGGTCGTGGTCGATCCCCATGACTATGGTCGGATCATCCAGGAGATGCGCCGCAACGCAGGACAGGTCAGCGACGAGACCTGCTTTCAGCTGGCGGTAAAGACCTACGAGCACACTGCGCGCTACGACGGGGCGATCGCCAACTACCTCGGGACGATCACTGCCGAGGGTCAGAGCGACTTTCCGCATACCATCAATCTGCAGTTCCGTCAGACGCAGACCATGCGCTATGGCGAGAATCCGCATCAAAAGGCGGCGTTCTACGTCGAGCACAACCTGCAGGAGTCATGCGTTGCAACGGCACACCAGTTGCAAGGCAAAGAACTGTCGTACAACAACATCGCGGATACCGACGCGGCTCTCGAATGTGTCAAACAGTTTGACGAAGGTCCGGCCTGCGTGATCGTGAAGCACGCGAATCCGTGCGGTGTCGCAATTGCGGACAACCTGCTCGCGGCCTATGACCGCGCCTACGCAACGGACCCGGAGTCCGCGTTCGGGGGCATCATCGCATTCAATGGAGAACTCGACGGCGAGACCGCCAAGACCATCGTCGATCGTCAGTTTGTCGAGGTCATCATCGCGCCCACGGTGTCGGCGGAAGCCATAGAGGCGGTGAAGGCGAAGAAGAACGTCCGCCTGCTGGCCTGTGGCGACTGGGCCGCCGAGGTCATCCACCGACTGGATTTCAAACGTGTGAATGGTGGCCTCTTGGTGCAGGATGCCGATCTGCAGCTGCTGACGGAGACACGTGTGGTCAGCGAGCGGGCTCCCACCGAAAACGAGATGCGTGACCTGCTGTTCGGCTGGCGCGTTGCAAAGTTCGTGAAGTCCAACGCGATCGTGTATACCCGCGGCGGCATGACGATCGGTGTCGGCGCCGGACAGATGAGCCGTGTGAACTCCGCACGCATCGCCGCGATCAAGGCGGAGCAGGCCGGCTTGGAGGTGCGCGGCTCGGTGATGGCCTCGGACGCCTTCTTCCCGTTCCGCGACGGCATCGACAATGCCGCCGCCGCTGGCATCGCCGCGGTCATCCAGCCCGGTGGCTCGATGCGTGACGAAGAGGTGATCGCCGCAGCCAACGAACACGGCATGGCGATGGTGTTCACGGGCATGCGGCATTTCCGTCACTGA
- the accC gene encoding acetyl-CoA carboxylase biotin carboxylase subunit, giving the protein MLEKIVIANRGEIALRILRACRELGIKTVAVHSEADRDLKHVRLADESVCIGPAASAASYLSVPAIISAAEVCDAQAIHPGYGFLSENADFAERVEQSGFVFIGPRPETIRLMGDKITAIEAMKSAGVPTVPGSDGPLDDNDERTIKLAREIGYPVIVKAAGGGGGRGMRVVRAEAALLSAISLTKAEAGAAFGNETVYMEKYLENPRHVEFQVLADEHGHAIHLGERDCSMQRRHQKVVEEAPAPGIDEELRQRVGGRCADACRQIGYRGAGTFEFLYENGEFYFIEMNTRVQVEHPVTEMITGVDIVKEQLRIASGEELSYRQSDIQIRGHAVECRINAEDPKNFMPSPGDINQLHLPGGPGIRVDTHLYNGYRVPPYYDSMIGKLIAHGETRAVAIARMRTALSEMVIDGIKTNIPLQAEIMADANFQAGGMNIHYLEKKLGL; this is encoded by the coding sequence ATGCTCGAGAAGATTGTCATCGCCAACCGCGGCGAGATCGCACTACGTATCCTGCGCGCCTGCCGCGAACTCGGCATCAAGACGGTCGCAGTCCATTCCGAGGCGGACCGCGACCTCAAGCACGTCCGACTCGCCGACGAATCCGTATGCATAGGCCCCGCGGCGTCTGCCGCGAGCTATCTCAGCGTGCCCGCGATCATCAGCGCGGCAGAGGTGTGCGACGCCCAGGCGATCCACCCCGGTTACGGCTTCCTTTCGGAAAATGCCGACTTCGCCGAGCGGGTCGAGCAATCAGGGTTCGTGTTCATTGGCCCGCGCCCGGAAACGATCCGGCTGATGGGTGACAAGATCACGGCAATCGAGGCGATGAAATCGGCCGGCGTACCCACGGTGCCGGGCTCCGACGGCCCCCTCGACGACAACGACGAGCGCACCATCAAGCTTGCGCGCGAGATCGGTTACCCGGTCATCGTCAAGGCCGCCGGGGGTGGCGGCGGCCGCGGCATGCGCGTCGTACGCGCCGAGGCAGCGCTGCTCAGCGCGATCTCGCTGACCAAGGCAGAGGCCGGCGCCGCTTTCGGTAACGAGACCGTCTATATGGAGAAGTACCTGGAAAACCCACGTCACGTGGAGTTCCAGGTACTCGCCGACGAACACGGGCATGCCATCCATCTAGGCGAACGCGACTGCTCGATGCAGCGACGCCACCAGAAGGTCGTCGAAGAGGCGCCAGCACCGGGGATCGATGAGGAACTGCGACAGCGGGTCGGCGGACGCTGCGCCGACGCCTGCCGGCAGATCGGTTACCGCGGTGCCGGCACCTTCGAATTTCTGTACGAAAACGGCGAGTTCTACTTCATCGAGATGAACACACGCGTACAGGTCGAGCACCCGGTCACCGAAATGATCACCGGGGTCGACATCGTCAAGGAGCAGTTGCGCATCGCGAGCGGAGAGGAGCTGAGTTACCGGCAATCCGACATTCAGATCCGCGGCCACGCGGTCGAGTGCCGGATAAACGCCGAGGATCCCAAGAATTTCATGCCCAGCCCGGGTGATATCAACCAGTTGCACCTGCCGGGTGGCCCGGGTATCCGGGTCGACACCCATCTGTACAACGGCTACCGCGTGCCACCGTACTACGACTCGATGATCGGCAAGCTGATCGCACACGGCGAGACGCGCGCAGTGGCGATCGCTCGCATGCGCACGGCGCTGTCCGAAATGGTGATCGACGGCATCAAGACCAACATCCCGTTGCAGGCCGAGATCATGGCGGATGCCAACTTCCAGGCCGGCGGGATGAACATCCACTATCTGGAAAAGAAGCTCGGGCTCTAG
- the aroQ gene encoding type II 3-dehydroquinate dehydratase has product MARILVLNGPNLNLLGSREPGLYGQDTLASIEQRLVEQAAGHDIAFLQSNAEAQLIDRIHQAGSEGVDFILINPAALTHTSVALRDALLGVAIPFIEVHLSNVFARESFRHHSYLSDVAVGVISGLGAQGYELALAAALRRVGG; this is encoded by the coding sequence ATGGCACGCATCCTTGTCCTGAACGGCCCGAATCTGAACCTGCTGGGTTCGCGCGAGCCGGGGCTGTACGGGCAAGACACCCTGGCGAGCATCGAACAGCGCCTCGTTGAGCAGGCCGCTGGCCACGATATCGCGTTTCTGCAGAGCAACGCCGAGGCGCAGCTGATCGATCGCATTCACCAGGCGGGAAGCGAAGGGGTGGATTTCATCCTGATCAACCCCGCCGCCCTGACCCACACCAGCGTCGCCCTGCGCGACGCCCTGCTGGGGGTCGCCATCCCGTTCATCGAGGTGCACCTGTCGAACGTGTTCGCCCGCGAGTCCTTCCGCCACCACTCGTATCTGTCGGACGTGGCGGTCGGCGTGATCAGCGGCCTCGGCGCACAGGGTTACGAACTGGCACTCGCCGCCGCATTGCGCAGGGTCGGCGGATGA
- the msrA gene encoding peptide-methionine (S)-S-oxide reductase MsrA: MLWMHKKSTEMPGPKDALPGRADPLPVDDRHFVNGHPIKPPFPEGMQQAIFGLGCFWGAERTFWKLGGVFTTAVGYAGGYTPNPTYDEVCTGLTGHNEVVLVVFDPEHIDYARLLKTFWEAHDPTQGMRQGNDVGTQYRSGIYVFSADQRALAEHSLERYQSALEQRGLSRISTEILDAPTFYYAESYHQQYLAKNPGGYCGLGGTGVCLPDA, from the coding sequence ATGTTGTGGATGCACAAGAAATCGACCGAAATGCCGGGCCCGAAGGACGCACTGCCGGGACGTGCGGATCCGCTGCCGGTCGACGACCGGCATTTCGTCAACGGACATCCGATCAAACCGCCGTTTCCTGAAGGGATGCAGCAAGCCATATTCGGGCTGGGCTGTTTCTGGGGCGCCGAACGCACCTTCTGGAAGCTCGGTGGCGTTTTCACGACCGCAGTCGGCTACGCCGGCGGATACACACCGAATCCGACCTATGACGAAGTCTGCACCGGCCTGACCGGACACAACGAGGTCGTGCTGGTGGTGTTCGATCCGGAACACATCGACTACGCACGGTTGCTGAAGACGTTCTGGGAGGCACACGACCCAACCCAGGGGATGCGCCAGGGCAACGATGTCGGGACCCAGTATCGTTCCGGCATCTATGTCTTTTCCGCCGACCAGCGGGCACTTGCAGAGCACAGCCTTGAGCGCTATCAGTCCGCTCTGGAGCAGCGCGGCCTGTCGCGCATCTCAACCGAGATTCTGGACGCACCGACGTTCTACTATGCCGAGTCCTACCATCAGCAGTACCTGGCGAAGAACCCCGGCGGCTACTGCGGGCTCGGCGGAACAGGGGTATGTCTGCCCGACGCGTAA